Proteins from a single region of Limosilactobacillus fermentum:
- a CDS encoding L,D-transpeptidase family protein produces MEKTQKLIWGALAAVAVIGGLGASGYYHHSHFNKNVTINGVKVGGLTSEAAYQKLASQKRSNDVYLNGKKIYEGTSTSSGYTSADKAKVTKALKEQATILPSAKKTNYKLTPSELDTSQLSAMKKAIKVAVDKLNQNRVMAVDAKAVWKDNKVTVTSPKKGTAYDTSKIQAELSNQLAADSIQLTAKVKTPLTKNSAAVKKEVAALKKLSNKKITYKVENKSYTLTSDDIITKATYQNGQYQFDTAALDQEIAKINKAQSTLGKSFKFKTHAGNTITTSAQGSYGWRISTTKATKTLTDALLKGTTSVSAKADVYGIGYNTGGVGYGTTSNNGIGDTYAEVSISAQTAWFYKDGKLVYSARVVTGKQSSGDDTPTGVYYIMYKQRNTTLRGIGDTGKAYASPVSYWAPFTESGCGFHDASWRTDWSTTAYVNNGSNGCVNMHTYDAPNAFNDLSVDEPVVIY; encoded by the coding sequence ATGGAAAAGACCCAGAAGTTAATTTGGGGGGCGCTGGCCGCCGTGGCAGTGATTGGTGGCTTGGGCGCTAGCGGCTACTACCACCACTCCCACTTTAACAAGAACGTGACCATCAACGGGGTGAAGGTCGGTGGCCTGACTAGTGAAGCAGCTTACCAAAAGCTCGCCTCCCAAAAACGTAGCAACGACGTTTACCTGAACGGTAAAAAAATCTACGAGGGAACCAGCACCTCGTCTGGCTACACCAGCGCCGACAAGGCCAAGGTAACCAAGGCCTTAAAGGAACAGGCCACCATCTTGCCGTCAGCGAAAAAGACTAACTACAAGTTGACCCCGTCGGAGTTGGATACCAGCCAACTTTCGGCCATGAAGAAGGCAATTAAGGTGGCGGTTGATAAGTTAAACCAAAACCGGGTGATGGCCGTGGACGCCAAGGCGGTTTGGAAGGATAACAAGGTAACGGTCACCAGCCCCAAGAAAGGGACCGCTTACGATACATCCAAGATTCAAGCCGAATTGAGTAACCAATTGGCCGCCGATTCGATCCAGCTGACCGCAAAGGTGAAGACGCCATTGACTAAAAACAGCGCCGCGGTCAAAAAGGAAGTAGCGGCCTTAAAGAAGCTCAGCAACAAGAAGATCACCTATAAGGTTGAAAACAAGTCCTACACCCTGACTAGTGACGATATCATCACCAAGGCAACCTATCAAAACGGGCAGTACCAGTTTGATACCGCCGCCCTTGATCAGGAGATTGCCAAGATCAACAAGGCCCAGTCGACGCTCGGCAAGTCCTTTAAGTTTAAGACCCACGCCGGCAACACAATTACGACCAGTGCCCAAGGGTCCTACGGTTGGCGGATTAGCACGACTAAGGCCACCAAGACCTTGACGGACGCCCTGCTGAAGGGGACGACCAGCGTTAGTGCGAAGGCCGACGTTTACGGAATCGGCTACAACACCGGTGGGGTCGGCTACGGGACCACCAGTAACAACGGCATCGGTGATACCTACGCCGAAGTTTCGATCTCAGCCCAAACGGCCTGGTTCTACAAGGATGGTAAGCTGGTCTACAGTGCAAGGGTGGTAACTGGTAAGCAATCCAGTGGCGATGATACGCCAACCGGGGTTTACTACATCATGTACAAGCAGCGCAATACGACCCTACGCGGGATTGGCGATACCGGGAAGGCTTACGCCTCGCCAGTTTCTTACTGGGCACCGTTTACCGAATCCGGCTGTGGTTTCCACGATGCTTCCTGGCGGACCGACTGGTCGACAACCGCCTACGTCAACAACGGGTCCAACGGGTGTGTCAACATGCACACTTATGACGCCCCAAACGCCTTCAATGACTTGTCGGTTGACGAACCGGTGGTAATTTATTAG
- a CDS encoding glycoside hydrolase family 73 protein — MKKLMTVTTLIAALALPMTAKAATNQGWTQEEQARYLAGVKLAGEDLLTGEHHQPTDPVELAGYQEGLTRGQQWLADHPVREAPAASSTSTSQVTSAASSTEPTEATSAPSDSGDEQAAPAESLSDGSAVASQAEATVTPAADYHERYAPLPPTISQRQFINQVAPAAVKIGQEYDLYPSVMIAQAALESNWGNSDLSRLHHNLFGIKGTGVVMPTTENLGGQDVTITAGFKSYADVSASFADYAKVLNQGLYRGVHRSTTNSYRQATAALTGTYATDPNYQAKLNQLIEAYQLDQYDQQGASPTSTSQAQAAEVTTAPLSSAATSSVAASPANTKETASPVKAGGVPWPVPVAGGAGSVGLLAWLRKLVTK, encoded by the coding sequence ATGAAGAAGTTGATGACAGTCACCACCCTGATCGCAGCCCTAGCGTTGCCAATGACGGCTAAGGCGGCGACTAATCAAGGGTGGACACAAGAAGAACAGGCCCGTTACCTAGCGGGAGTCAAGTTGGCCGGGGAGGATTTACTGACCGGTGAGCACCACCAGCCAACCGATCCGGTGGAATTAGCCGGTTACCAGGAGGGATTAACGAGAGGCCAGCAGTGGCTTGCCGACCACCCGGTTAGGGAGGCGCCGGCCGCTAGTTCAACCTCTACGTCACAAGTAACGAGCGCAGCGTCAAGTACGGAACCAACGGAAGCGACCAGCGCACCAAGTGATAGCGGGGATGAACAGGCAGCACCGGCGGAATCGCTCAGCGACGGGAGCGCAGTGGCTAGCCAAGCCGAGGCAACGGTCACCCCGGCGGCCGATTACCACGAACGCTACGCTCCCTTGCCCCCGACAATCAGCCAGCGTCAATTCATTAACCAGGTGGCACCGGCCGCCGTCAAAATCGGTCAGGAATACGATCTCTACCCGTCGGTGATGATTGCCCAAGCGGCCCTGGAATCTAACTGGGGCAACAGTGACCTGAGCCGGTTACACCATAACCTCTTTGGTATCAAGGGAACCGGGGTGGTAATGCCGACCACGGAAAACCTGGGCGGTCAAGACGTGACGATTACGGCCGGCTTTAAGAGCTACGCCGACGTCAGCGCTAGCTTTGCCGACTACGCTAAGGTGCTAAACCAGGGGCTTTACCGGGGTGTCCACCGGTCAACTACTAACAGCTACCGCCAGGCGACGGCTGCTTTAACCGGGACCTACGCGACCGACCCTAATTACCAGGCCAAGCTCAACCAACTGATTGAGGCTTACCAACTTGACCAGTATGACCAACAGGGGGCGTCGCCAACGTCAACCAGCCAAGCACAAGCAGCTGAAGTCACGACGGCGCCCCTAAGCTCCGCCGCCACCAGTTCAGTTGCAGCTTCACCGGCCAACACCAAGGAGACCGCCAGTCCGGTAAAGGCTGGCGGGGTCCCGTGGCCGGTGCCAGTGGCCGGTGGTGCCGGTTCGGTGGGGTTGCTCGCCTGGTTGCGGAAATTAGTGACCAAATAA
- a CDS encoding deoxynucleoside kinase: MVIITAGMIGVGKTTLTAKIAEHLNTKAFFEPVGENPVLPLYYKDPKQYGFLLQIYFLNKRFSMIKQALSDDNNVLDRSIYEDALFTRENNAEGNITDTELGVYLSLLDNMMNDLERLPKKAPDLMVYSETNFDTILYRIKKRGRDYEQIDANPELKDYYYKMWSAYKQWYQDYDASPKMKIDLDKYNLEDEQNVATVLAMIDDRLKEIR, translated from the coding sequence ATGGTGATTATCACAGCAGGAATGATCGGGGTTGGCAAGACCACCCTCACCGCCAAAATTGCCGAACACTTAAACACGAAGGCCTTTTTTGAACCCGTGGGGGAAAATCCCGTCCTCCCCCTCTACTACAAGGATCCTAAGCAGTACGGTTTCTTGTTGCAAATCTACTTTTTAAACAAGCGCTTTTCCATGATCAAGCAGGCCCTGTCCGACGACAACAACGTCTTGGACCGCTCAATTTACGAAGACGCCCTCTTCACCCGGGAAAACAACGCCGAGGGAAACATCACCGATACCGAACTGGGGGTTTACCTCTCCTTGCTCGATAACATGATGAACGACCTCGAACGGCTGCCCAAGAAGGCGCCGGACCTGATGGTTTATTCGGAAACCAACTTTGACACGATCCTCTACCGGATCAAAAAACGGGGCCGCGATTACGAACAAATCGACGCCAACCCCGAGTTAAAGGATTACTACTACAAGATGTGGTCGGCCTACAAGCAATGGTACCAAGATTACGATGCCTCGCCGAAGATGAAGATCGACCTTGATAAGTACAACTTAGAGGACGAACAAAACGTGGCCACCGTTCTGGCAATGATTGATGACCGCTTAAAAGAAATTCGATAA